The segment GTTGCCGCCTTTACGCCCGGGCTGGGGAGGTATTTTCGACATTACTCATTTTGGCGCCACGCCTGATGACCACTCGATCGATTCAGACTCGATTAATCGTGCGATTGAAGCGGCTTTCAAGAGGGGGGGCGGCACGGTCACCATCCCGCCCGGAAGGTTTCTCAGCGGCACCATCCGTCTCAAAAGCAACATCACGCTTTATCTTGAGGCTGGCGCAGTTCTTGAGGCGGCACACCACACCGTGGCGCATTACGACCCTCCGGAACCGAATGAATGGGGGGAGCGCCACAAGTATCAGGATTTTGGACACAGCCACTGGCAGAACAGCCTGATCTGGGGAGTCGGGCTCAGCAACGTATCGATTCTCGGTCCGGGATTGATCTATGGCCTTGGCTTGGACGCCGGCGTGAACCCGCACGCTGACAAATCGAAAGGTGAAAAGCGCTATTACGAGAACCCGAAGGGGTGTGGAAACAAAGCCATTGCGCTCAAGGATTGCACCAACGTGACGCTACGCGATTTCTCGATTCTTCGCGGCGGTTGGTTCGGCATCCTCGCGACTGGTGTCAACAACATGACACTCGACAACCTGAAGATTGATTCGAATCGGGACGGAATCGACATTGATGCATGCCAAAATGTGCGGGTGAGCAGGTGCAGCATCAACACGCCCTGGGACGACGGAATCTGCCTGAAGGCTTCGTATGGGCTCGGCGAAATCCGTCACTGCGACAATATAACCATCTCCGATTGCTACCTCGCGGGCGATTTTGTGGAAGGTACACTCCTCGACGGGACCTTCCAAAGGTCCCAACCCCGGCATAATGCATTCAGGTTTGGCCGTATCAAGCTGGGCACCGAGTCCAACGGAGATTTCAAGAACATCGCCATTACGAACTGCGTTTTCGACGGCTCGAAGGGAATTGCGATTGAGAGCGTTGATGGAGCGAGAATTGAGGACATTGCCATATCGAATATCACGATGCGTCGCGTGGTTGACACACCCCTGTTTATCCGACTCGGGAGCAGGCTGCGGGGACCCGAAGGGACAAAGGTGGGTACGATCCAACGCATCAGTGTCAACAATCTCGTCGCCTCGGATGTAAATTGGCGCCTGGGGATCCTTGTCAGCGGGATTCCCGGACATCCGGTGAGCGATGTGAGACTAAGCAATATCCGAGTCGCCTATCAAGGAGGTGGTCCGCACGAGCTTGGCGAGCGGGATCCACCGGAGGAGGAAAGGGCTTACCCAGAACCGACGATGTTCGGCGACATGCCGTCTTACGCGTTCTTCTTCCGTCACGCCCAGGGCGTCACGCTCAGCGACACCAAGGTCACTTATGATGCCGGGGAAGCACGTCCCGCGGTGGTGCTCGACGAAGTGACGGAGGCTTGGTTTTCCCACTTTGATGCGGAGAAGCCCGCCGGTGGAGCCCCGGTCTTCGATCTTCGACGCGTATCCGGTTTTAGGGTACATGATTCCCCTGTTGTGGACGACAAGGTGTTCGATGCCCTGTCCGACCGCATCAAGTTCTGAACGGGACCATTTGTGCCGACCCGACAGGTGCTAACGAAACGCGGGAAGCATCCTGACGGATGCGCCTTTGATCCACATGCTTTGCACTTGCATCCCCCTTGCGCTTTCGGGGAGGCCCAGTTCGTTGTGGTATAGCAGGCTGACGAGCAAGTCGACGGCATTGGCGCCCACTCCCTCGTTGTCCTGCCGCACACCCGCGATCATTCCAGCTGGGAGCCCCGCAATGCCGTGGGCGTCATCGATGTTGAGGTGAGCGAACCCAAGGTCCCGTGGGATTTGATACCCGCTCGAGACCAGTATTCCATAGATTCGGGGATTTGCAGTCACGATCGCCTCGATGCCGAAGCGTCTCACCCACTCGACTACTTTAGGCTCGTCCAGGTCGATGAACGGTGGAGGTGCCTGCGTTTCGAATTGGGAAAACAGCGTGGCGTGATATCCCGCAAAAAAGCGACCGTTCACAATGCGTTCGACCCTGGGATCGCCGACATACCCTATATATCTGTAACCAAGATTCCAAAGTTGCTGGACCGCGAGTCGGCAACTCTCGTATTGGTCATCGCTTGAATAGTGGAGCAGCGGCTGTTCATATCGTGTCCCCACGGACACGCACGTGAATCTCCGCAGATCAATTGGTAGCTTCGATGCGACACCTTGTGCGGTCGGGAAGTAAGGAAGAAGCACGCCGGATACACCTCTGTTTCTCAGGCAACGCGTCAGGCGGTCCGCGGATCTACCCATCACGGGAATTCTGGTTAAGCTATGCCCGAGGGCGCTCGCGCGCCGTTGTGCTCCCAAGTAGAATGCCCGCTGAACGGGGTTTTTCTCCCATGCCATGGGGTCGGCGAGGTAATCGAGCCACACGAGGTTTCCCTTCGCCGCCGGTGGTCGCCCGTCCCTGAGCTGCGTCATGAGGGCGGACACAAGCGGATTGGGCTTATACCTCAACCTTTCCGCGAGGTTCTTGATTTTGGTGCGTGTCCTTTCACTGATACGCGGGTCGCCGCGCAAGGCTCGGGACACGGTGCTTGCCGTCACGCCTGCTTCCCTCGCGATCGTGGACATGGATAGGGCTGTCGGGGCGTCACGGGGTGCTGGAGCCATGCTTGCGACGGTGCACATCCGGAATGGCGGAGGCAAGCCGCCGTACATTGTGCGCAACGGATTGCGCATAAACGGGCATTGGCCAGATCCGGCGATTGACGGTTACTCGATTGAACCGGCGGTCCAACCGCGAGGGAGATTGCCCGGGTCAGTGCGCTGCCATTGTGACAAACAAAATCCCTATCCGGTCAAACCCGCCAGGCGTCGCCCTTTGCTTTGCAGACCACGACCACCTTTACCTTATGGCGACCGGTCTTCAGAAGGCGGGCGCCCGCATACTCGCGGTCTACGACGACAATCCGAACCGAGCTGCCTCCCTGGCGCGCTTCTATCCGGGAGCCCGGGTTGCCGCGTCGTTTGACGGGATCCTTGAGGATGGAGAGATCGAGCTTGTAGTTACAGCGGCGATACCGGCCCGTCGCGCCGACCTGATGGTCGCGGCCGTCAAGCGGGGAAAGCACGTCCTTTGCACGAAGCCTCTCTGCACGGATTTGATTCATCTGGGCCGGATCGAGGAAGCGGTGAGGCAGTATCACGGCCGCATCTTCGTCTTCTATGCGGAAAGCCTGCTGTTCCCTGCCATGACGCGGGCGCTTGAGTTGGTGGGAAAGGGCGCAATCGGCGAGGTCAGGCTTCTCCAGGGATCCTCACCGCACAAGTTGAGGCGAACCGACCGGCCTCCGTGGTTTTTCGACCCGCGGCTTTCCGGCGGAATCCTTTGCGACATCGGCTCCCACCAGGCCGATCAGTTCCTGCGATTCACCCGAGCGAGAGATGTGCGTGTGGTTCACGCGAGGAGCGGAGGTCCTGGAAAGTCCGAATGTGAAGGCTGGGAGAACTGGGGTGCGATGACGCTAGAGGCCGACAATGGCGCCGTGGGGCATTTCAGGGTGGACTGGCTCTACCCCGAGCATGGGGAAATGTGGGGGGACCCACGCGTGTCGGTTGTGGGGACCCAAGGCACCATCGAGGTGAGGAATCTGTTCAGCCGCCATGGCAAGCCGGGAGGAAACACGCTTGTCGTATTGAGCGAGCAAGGCATTTGCCAGGAGGAATGCGAGCCTGGCTGCGTCCAATTTTTTGAACAGGTAGTGGCCGATCTCGCCGCGGGAACCGAGAGCGCCATAACATTTGAGCATGTAATCCGGACGAGTCGGATCAGTCTTGAGGCGCAGGAAATTGCCAAAAGGAGGAGGGCGTGAACGCCCAAGCACCCACCCGTGCGATCAAGGTGGCCCTTGTGGGAGCCAGCGGCTACGGGAACCTGTACCTGCAACGGCTCTGCGACCGACGCATGATGGGTGAAGCGAAGCTTGTCGCGGCGGTAGACATCCGGCCCCCGCACGAGACATCGCTAGAACTTCTCAAGGCAAACGGGTCCCTGTTGCTTTCATCTCTCGAACACTGCTTTGATTTTGGGCAGATCGACCTTGTTGTATTGGCAAACCCAATACACCTGCATGCCCGTGACTCCATCCTTGCTCTTTGGCATGGCGCACATGTGCTCTGCGAAAAGCCGGCCGCTGGGAGCTCCGTTGATTTCAACGCAATGGTCGATGCATCGCGGGAGGTCGGGAGGTGGATATCCGTGGGGTTCCAATGGTCGTTCTCGCAGGCGATGAGCCGCTGTCGCGCCTTCCTCGCCACGCGTCGGATGGGCCGCCCGCTGTTCGGGCGCGCCCGAGTATACTGGCCGAGGCCCGTATCGTATTATACTCGAAACAGCTGGGCGGGGAGGCTCAGATCAGCAGATGGCAGGCAGGTCAACGACAGCCCTGTGAGCAACGCCACCGCGCATTATCTGCAGGCTTTGTTCTCGCTTGTATCCGCTGCAACGCTGCAACCTGTCGAAGTTGACACAGTCGCAGCCATGCTTTGGCGAGCGTTCGACATCGAGACATTCGATTCTACGGCCGCCTCCATCACGACGAAAGATGGGGTGCGCATTACCTTCTGCACCACGCATGCGTCGGAGTGCGAAGTGGGTCCGGATCTCGAGCTATGTTTCGAAAACGGTGTTCTCAAGTATACAAAGGGCGAAGGCTTGCAGGCCTTGTGCGACGGCGAGTGCCTGGTCTTTGGCGATCCCGAATACGAGGATCCAATGCAGAAACTTCACCATTGCCTCGAGGCGGTCAGTGCAGGAACCCTTCCACTATCCCCCATTGATGAAACAAGGGCACACGTCGAGGTGGTTGAGAGACTCTCTTCCCTGCCCGTGGAGATGTGGCCTCAGTCCAACATCGCCGTGCGGGAGGTTCCGGGTTGCGGGAAGTTTCTCACGGCGCGCGGAATGGAGGAGACCCTCGATGAAGTCTTTGAGAGTTCCTTTCGCCTATGACCACCTTTGGCTGGGAGCGGCAAAAAGGCCGCGTCATCGGACGCGGCCTTCGCTTGCTCGGAAAACCATGGGGGCTTTAGTGCCTTCGCGTCACGTTGTCGCCCGCGTGTGGATTCGAAGCACCTCTATTTCAGGGGGCGTGTTAGTTTCCCCAGACCTCAATCTCTGTGATGCGTGAAAAGTCAGAGCCTGTCGCCCCGTTGTTTCCGTTGCCGACGAAACGGACGAAAGAGGCGTTCGTATCCGTGAAGTCATAGGTTTCGAGTGAAGTGGTGTTTCCCGCACTCTGGCCGTTTGGATAAACGGTGGTCCACGGCCCGCTCGCAGAGTTCCCGACCTGCAACTCAAAGTTATAGCGGATCGTCGAGCCGTTTTTCCAGGCGATCTTCACGTACTTCACGGTGCGTGTGGCGCCCAGATTGAGTCGGAGCCACGGGTTTGCGTTGTCCTGCCAATCGGTCGACAGGTTATTGTCGATAAGATTGGGGATTCCTTCCGGTGTGCCGCTAGCGGCTATCGACGAGGCGGGAACGCTGAGTTTGACAGAACTGGAACCGCTTGTCGTGACGTTTAATGTGGAGCTGAGCGCCGACCAGTTCGAGGCTGCGTCACGTGCACGCACCTGCATTGCGTAGGTGGTGCCTGCGCTCAACCCGGTGACCGACAACGACGTTGTGGTGGGAGTGGCAATCACCGTTCCATC is part of the Opitutaceae bacterium genome and harbors:
- a CDS encoding LacI family DNA-binding transcriptional regulator; amino-acid sequence: MSTIAREAGVTASTVSRALRGDPRISERTRTKIKNLAERLRYKPNPLVSALMTQLRDGRPPAAKGNLVWLDYLADPMAWEKNPVQRAFYLGAQRRASALGHSLTRIPVMGRSADRLTRCLRNRGVSGVLLPYFPTAQGVASKLPIDLRRFTCVSVGTRYEQPLLHYSSDDQYESCRLAVQQLWNLGYRYIGYVGDPRVERIVNGRFFAGYHATLFSQFETQAPPPFIDLDEPKVVEWVRRFGIEAIVTANPRIYGILVSSGYQIPRDLGFAHLNIDDAHGIAGLPAGMIAGVRQDNEGVGANAVDLLVSLLYHNELGLPESARGMQVQSMWIKGASVRMLPAFR
- a CDS encoding Gfo/Idh/MocA family oxidoreductase, whose protein sequence is MNAQAPTRAIKVALVGASGYGNLYLQRLCDRRMMGEAKLVAAVDIRPPHETSLELLKANGSLLLSSLEHCFDFGQIDLVVLANPIHLHARDSILALWHGAHVLCEKPAAGSSVDFNAMVDASREVGRWISVGFQWSFSQAMSRCRAFLATRRMGRPLFGRARVYWPRPVSYYTRNSWAGRLRSADGRQVNDSPVSNATAHYLQALFSLVSAATLQPVEVDTVAAMLWRAFDIETFDSTAASITTKDGVRITFCTTHASECEVGPDLELCFENGVLKYTKGEGLQALCDGECLVFGDPEYEDPMQKLHHCLEAVSAGTLPLSPIDETRAHVEVVERLSSLPVEMWPQSNIAVREVPGCGKFLTARGMEETLDEVFESSFRL
- a CDS encoding Gfo/Idh/MocA family oxidoreductase; protein product: MATGLQKAGARILAVYDDNPNRAASLARFYPGARVAASFDGILEDGEIELVVTAAIPARRADLMVAAVKRGKHVLCTKPLCTDLIHLGRIEEAVRQYHGRIFVFYAESLLFPAMTRALELVGKGAIGEVRLLQGSSPHKLRRTDRPPWFFDPRLSGGILCDIGSHQADQFLRFTRARDVRVVHARSGGPGKSECEGWENWGAMTLEADNGAVGHFRVDWLYPEHGEMWGDPRVSVVGTQGTIEVRNLFSRHGKPGGNTLVVLSEQGICQEECEPGCVQFFEQVVADLAAGTESAITFEHVIRTSRISLEAQEIAKRRRA